In one Paracoccus everestensis genomic region, the following are encoded:
- the pdeM gene encoding ligase-associated DNA damage response endonuclease PdeM has product MTYAFDFAGHALEARPSGALFWPERRWLIVADLHLGKSERMARRGGSLLPPYEVLATLDRLEAEITATDPAAVISLGDGFDDDAAALALPDMLCDRLRDMAWGRQWIWVSGNHDPSPVCPRLPGKTVDALTEGLVLRHQAGQGPDVSGHFHPCVRLAGDRRRCFLVGRDHLILPAFGAYTGGLAIDSPVLSVLVPQGLAIACGARALPLPVGASRRPGRRA; this is encoded by the coding sequence ATGACCTATGCCTTCGACTTTGCGGGCCACGCGCTTGAGGCGCGGCCGTCGGGCGCGCTGTTCTGGCCGGAACGCCGTTGGCTGATCGTGGCCGACCTGCACCTGGGCAAGTCCGAACGCATGGCCCGGCGCGGCGGATCGCTGTTGCCGCCTTACGAGGTTCTGGCGACGCTGGATCGGCTGGAAGCCGAGATCACCGCCACCGATCCCGCTGCCGTCATCAGCCTGGGCGACGGCTTCGACGACGATGCGGCGGCCTTGGCTCTGCCCGATATGCTGTGCGACCGGCTGCGCGACATGGCCTGGGGGAGGCAGTGGATCTGGGTCAGCGGCAACCACGATCCTTCCCCGGTTTGCCCGCGCCTGCCGGGCAAGACGGTGGACGCGCTGACCGAGGGGCTGGTCTTGCGCCACCAGGCGGGGCAGGGGCCGGATGTGTCGGGTCATTTCCATCCCTGCGTCAGGCTGGCAGGGGATCGTCGGCGCTGTTTCCTGGTCGGGCGCGATCACCTGATCCTGCCCGCCTTCGGCGCCTATACCGGCGGGCTTGCCATCGACAGCCCGGTGCTGTCGGTGCTTGTCCCGCAGGGCCTGGCCATTGCGTGCGGCGCGCGCGCCCTGCCCCTGCCGGTGGGCGCTTCTCGGCGGCCCGGACGGCGGGCATGA
- a CDS encoding outer membrane protein, whose protein sequence is MRHSSFLAICAFGLVPGASGALAGGYVAPVADPVVVTPVIEAPAGIWSGRYAGGSIGYAFGGDDEIGLDLIEGGTLVERANDLGSVDLKGLNAGLHAGYRWQRGNWVFGPELWVEGGSIDATDRISVADATDVEVESSVNYIAGLQFKTGYTVDPQTLVYGTAGVTHGDFDYKLADMTESYSDTGYSLGLGVERKMRDNLSVFAEWQYRNFGKSEVTYDLGDGDAVLTRSTPEHHNIKVGVNFSF, encoded by the coding sequence ATGCGTCATTCCTCGTTTCTGGCGATATGCGCCTTTGGCCTTGTCCCCGGTGCATCCGGCGCCCTTGCAGGGGGATATGTCGCCCCGGTCGCCGACCCTGTGGTAGTCACGCCGGTGATCGAAGCCCCTGCCGGCATCTGGTCCGGCCGATATGCGGGTGGCTCGATCGGCTATGCCTTCGGCGGTGACGACGAGATCGGGCTGGACCTGATCGAAGGGGGAACCCTTGTCGAGCGGGCGAATGACCTGGGCAGCGTCGATCTTAAAGGCCTGAACGCAGGGCTTCACGCAGGCTATCGCTGGCAGCGTGGGAACTGGGTCTTTGGCCCCGAGCTTTGGGTCGAGGGCGGCAGCATCGACGCCACGGACCGGATTAGCGTGGCGGACGCCACGGACGTCGAGGTTGAATCCTCGGTCAATTACATCGCCGGTCTGCAGTTCAAGACGGGCTATACGGTGGATCCGCAGACCCTGGTCTATGGCACCGCCGGCGTCACCCATGGCGATTTCGACTATAAGCTGGCGGACATGACCGAAAGCTATTCCGATACCGGCTATTCGCTGGGCCTTGGCGTTGAACGGAAGATGCGCGACAACCTTTCGGTTTTTGCGGAATGGCAGTACCGCAATTTCGGCAAGTCCGAAGTGACCTATGACCTGGGCGATGGCGATGCAGTCCTGACCCGTTCCACGCCCGAACATCACAACATCAAGGTCGGCGTGAACTTCAGCTTCTAA